A stretch of Aythya fuligula isolate bAytFul2 chromosome 1, bAytFul2.pri, whole genome shotgun sequence DNA encodes these proteins:
- the LOC116500943 gene encoding solute carrier organic anion transporter family member 1C1-like isoform X1, translating to MEISPKENAQYFSNNTILPVDRSSFKSESSASKEKQSCCGGIKIFLGALSFVYFAKALSGSYLKSTITQIERRFDIPSSLVGVIDGSFEIGNLLTIILVSYFGAKLHRPRIIGAGCLIMSAGTFLIAMPQFFMGRYRYERFPSTMNSTVSISPCLQDKSQTPLSALEKFQAKINAGCEKEAGSSMWIYVLLGNLLRGIGETPIQPLGITYIDDYAIEEDAALYIGCVQTLAIIGPIFGFLLGSLCAKLYVDIGFVDLDSLTITHKDVQWVGAWWLGYLIAGAISVVAGIPFWFLPKHLPKPEGRKDSSTSSEQSKFITEDNKEQHTSYQQQVKIGEMAKDFLPSLKNLFGNPVYILYLCASILHFNSLIGMVTYKPKYIEQQYGQTSSKTNFVIGLINIPAVAFGIFSGGLIMKKFRISVLGAAKLSLGSSFFGYLLLLSLFAMGCENSDVAGLTVSYHGTKQMSGYEQGLFSDCNSDCMCSQNDWDPICGENGITYVSACLAGCQASNGSGKNTVFFNCSCVGILESPSRSSSAVMGPCQKGNECPKMFLYFLVTSVITSYTLSVGGTPGYMLLLRCIKPHLKSFALGIYTLAVRVLAGIPAPVYFGVAIDTTCLKWGSKRCGGRGACRLYHSSTLRYMYLGLTLVLGTMSIFFSIAVLWVLRKRSAPQNETLSANGERGTCVTNSRKDNFFNSDHLIQTTYWPEKETRL from the exons ATGGAAATTTCACCAAAAGAAAATGCTCAATATTTCTCAAACAACACAATCCTGCCTGTTGACCGATCTTCATTCAAATCTGAATCTTCTGCTTCCAAGGAGAAACAATCATGTTGTGGAGGTATAAAG ATATTTCTTGGTGCAttatcttttgtttattttgctaaagCACTGTCAGGAAGTTATCTAAAAAGTACTATCACACAAATAGAAAGAAGATTTGATATCCCTTCCTCTTTGGTTGGCGTTATTGATGGCAGTTTTGAAATTG GGAACCTCCTAACTATAATTCTTGTAAGCTACTTTGGAGCGAAGCTTCACAGGCCAAGAATAATTGGAGCAGGCTGCTTAATTATGTCAGCGGGAACATTCCTAATTGCAATGCCCCAGTTCTTCATGGGACG ATATCGATATGAAAGATTTCCTTCTACCATGAATTCAACTGTTAGCATCTCTCCATGCTTGCAGGATAAAAGCCAAACTCCACTCTCAGCCTTGGAAAAATTTCAAGCCAAAATAAATGCAG GATGTGAAAAAGAAGCAGGCTCTTCTATGTGGATCTATGTTTTACTGGGAAATCTTCTACGTGGAATAGGTGAAACTCCTATCCAGCCTTTGGGAATTACATACATTGATGATTATGCCATTGAAGAGGATGCTGCCTTATACATTG GCTGCGTACAGACGCTTGCAATCATAGGTCCAATATTTGGCTTTCTTCTTGGATCCCTATGTGCCAAACTTTATGTTGACATTGGCTTTGTAGATCTTG ACAGCTTAACAATAACTCACAAGGATGTGCAGTGGGTGGGAGCCTGGTGGCTGGGTTACTTAATAGCAGGTGCGATCAGTGTTGTGGCTGGCATCCCTTTCTGGTTCCTGCCCAAACACCTCCCAAAACCAGAGGGCAGAAAGGATTCCAGTACCTCTTCTGAGCAGTCGAAGTTCATCACTGAGGATAACAAGGAACAACACACATCTTATCAGCAACAAGTGAAGATTGGTGAGATGGCAAAAG ACTTCTTGCCATCACTGAAGAACCTCTTTGGGAATCCAGTTTACATTCTGTATTTGTGTGCAAGTATCCTTCACTTCAATTCTTTAATTGGCATGGTGACATATAAGCCAAAATATATTGAGCAACAGTATGGGCAAACATCTTCAAAAACTAATTTTGTTATAG gTCTTATCAACATTCCTGCTGTGGCCTTTGGCATATTCTCTGGGGGACTGATCATGAAGAAATTCAGAATCAGTGTTTTAGGGGCTGCAAAACTCTCCCTGGGATCATCTTTCTTTGGTtacctgctgctcctctctttATTTGCGATGGGCTGTGAGAACTCAGATGTGGCCGGACTGACCGTGTCCTACCATGG AACCAAGCAGATGTCTGGATATGAGCAAGGCCTGTTCTCAGACTGCAACTCAGACTGCATGTGCTCCCAAAATGACTGGGATCCCATCTGTGGGGAAAATGGCATTACCTATGTTTCTGCTTGTCTCGCTGGCTGTCAGGCATCCAACGGAAGTGGGAAAAACACT GTATTTTTTAACTGCAGCTGTGTAGGAATTTTAGAATCTCCTTCAAGAAGCTCCTCAGCTGTGATGGGACCATgtcaaaaaggaaatgaatgtccaaaaatgtttctgtatttcctggTAACATCAGTTATTACTTCATATACTTTGTCAGTAGGTGGCACACCTGGATACATGCTTCTTCTAAG atgcatCAAACCACACTTGAAATCATTTGCACTTGGTATCTATACCCTGGCAGTAAGAGTACTTG CTGGAATTCCAGCCCCGGTGTATTTTGGAGTGGCAATAGATACCACTTGCCTGAAATGGGGAAGCAAACGATGTGGGGGAAGAGGAGCATGTAGACTCTATCACTCCAGCACACTCAG ATACATGTACCTGGGGCTGACTTTGGTGTTGGGCACCATGtccattttcttcagcattgCTGTCCTTTGGGTTCTCCGGAAGAGGTCTGCTCCGCAAAATGAAACCCTCTCAGCCAATGGGGAGAGAGGCACCTGTGTGACAAACAGCAGGAAAGATAATTTCTTCAACAGTGACCATTTAATTCAGACAACTTATTGGCCAGAAAAGGAGACTAGGCTTTAG
- the LOC116500943 gene encoding solute carrier organic anion transporter family member 1C1-like isoform X2 translates to MEISPKENAQYFSNNTILPVDRSSFKSESSASKEKQSCCGGIKIFLGALSFVYFAKALSGSYLKSTITQIERRFDIPSSLVGVIDGSFEIGNLLTIILVSYFGAKLHRPRIIGAGCLIMSAGTFLIAMPQFFMGRYRYERFPSTMNSTVSISPCLQDKSQTPLSALEKFQAKINAGCVQTLAIIGPIFGFLLGSLCAKLYVDIGFVDLDSLTITHKDVQWVGAWWLGYLIAGAISVVAGIPFWFLPKHLPKPEGRKDSSTSSEQSKFITEDNKEQHTSYQQQVKIGEMAKDFLPSLKNLFGNPVYILYLCASILHFNSLIGMVTYKPKYIEQQYGQTSSKTNFVIGLINIPAVAFGIFSGGLIMKKFRISVLGAAKLSLGSSFFGYLLLLSLFAMGCENSDVAGLTVSYHGTKQMSGYEQGLFSDCNSDCMCSQNDWDPICGENGITYVSACLAGCQASNGSGKNTVFFNCSCVGILESPSRSSSAVMGPCQKGNECPKMFLYFLVTSVITSYTLSVGGTPGYMLLLRCIKPHLKSFALGIYTLAVRVLAGIPAPVYFGVAIDTTCLKWGSKRCGGRGACRLYHSSTLRYMYLGLTLVLGTMSIFFSIAVLWVLRKRSAPQNETLSANGERGTCVTNSRKDNFFNSDHLIQTTYWPEKETRL, encoded by the exons ATGGAAATTTCACCAAAAGAAAATGCTCAATATTTCTCAAACAACACAATCCTGCCTGTTGACCGATCTTCATTCAAATCTGAATCTTCTGCTTCCAAGGAGAAACAATCATGTTGTGGAGGTATAAAG ATATTTCTTGGTGCAttatcttttgtttattttgctaaagCACTGTCAGGAAGTTATCTAAAAAGTACTATCACACAAATAGAAAGAAGATTTGATATCCCTTCCTCTTTGGTTGGCGTTATTGATGGCAGTTTTGAAATTG GGAACCTCCTAACTATAATTCTTGTAAGCTACTTTGGAGCGAAGCTTCACAGGCCAAGAATAATTGGAGCAGGCTGCTTAATTATGTCAGCGGGAACATTCCTAATTGCAATGCCCCAGTTCTTCATGGGACG ATATCGATATGAAAGATTTCCTTCTACCATGAATTCAACTGTTAGCATCTCTCCATGCTTGCAGGATAAAAGCCAAACTCCACTCTCAGCCTTGGAAAAATTTCAAGCCAAAATAAATGCAG GCTGCGTACAGACGCTTGCAATCATAGGTCCAATATTTGGCTTTCTTCTTGGATCCCTATGTGCCAAACTTTATGTTGACATTGGCTTTGTAGATCTTG ACAGCTTAACAATAACTCACAAGGATGTGCAGTGGGTGGGAGCCTGGTGGCTGGGTTACTTAATAGCAGGTGCGATCAGTGTTGTGGCTGGCATCCCTTTCTGGTTCCTGCCCAAACACCTCCCAAAACCAGAGGGCAGAAAGGATTCCAGTACCTCTTCTGAGCAGTCGAAGTTCATCACTGAGGATAACAAGGAACAACACACATCTTATCAGCAACAAGTGAAGATTGGTGAGATGGCAAAAG ACTTCTTGCCATCACTGAAGAACCTCTTTGGGAATCCAGTTTACATTCTGTATTTGTGTGCAAGTATCCTTCACTTCAATTCTTTAATTGGCATGGTGACATATAAGCCAAAATATATTGAGCAACAGTATGGGCAAACATCTTCAAAAACTAATTTTGTTATAG gTCTTATCAACATTCCTGCTGTGGCCTTTGGCATATTCTCTGGGGGACTGATCATGAAGAAATTCAGAATCAGTGTTTTAGGGGCTGCAAAACTCTCCCTGGGATCATCTTTCTTTGGTtacctgctgctcctctctttATTTGCGATGGGCTGTGAGAACTCAGATGTGGCCGGACTGACCGTGTCCTACCATGG AACCAAGCAGATGTCTGGATATGAGCAAGGCCTGTTCTCAGACTGCAACTCAGACTGCATGTGCTCCCAAAATGACTGGGATCCCATCTGTGGGGAAAATGGCATTACCTATGTTTCTGCTTGTCTCGCTGGCTGTCAGGCATCCAACGGAAGTGGGAAAAACACT GTATTTTTTAACTGCAGCTGTGTAGGAATTTTAGAATCTCCTTCAAGAAGCTCCTCAGCTGTGATGGGACCATgtcaaaaaggaaatgaatgtccaaaaatgtttctgtatttcctggTAACATCAGTTATTACTTCATATACTTTGTCAGTAGGTGGCACACCTGGATACATGCTTCTTCTAAG atgcatCAAACCACACTTGAAATCATTTGCACTTGGTATCTATACCCTGGCAGTAAGAGTACTTG CTGGAATTCCAGCCCCGGTGTATTTTGGAGTGGCAATAGATACCACTTGCCTGAAATGGGGAAGCAAACGATGTGGGGGAAGAGGAGCATGTAGACTCTATCACTCCAGCACACTCAG ATACATGTACCTGGGGCTGACTTTGGTGTTGGGCACCATGtccattttcttcagcattgCTGTCCTTTGGGTTCTCCGGAAGAGGTCTGCTCCGCAAAATGAAACCCTCTCAGCCAATGGGGAGAGAGGCACCTGTGTGACAAACAGCAGGAAAGATAATTTCTTCAACAGTGACCATTTAATTCAGACAACTTATTGGCCAGAAAAGGAGACTAGGCTTTAG